The Fulvia fulva chromosome 13, complete sequence genome window below encodes:
- a CDS encoding Tip elongation aberrant protein 1 encodes MSFLFKSSKQKGASGPNVAPTSAAGMKGQAGGITTAHITAPNGMANTGAMPASPTPAKSVNSSLNSIDPKEKPGIVPRAADDRVVALREDTPQRGPPSPEQKSLREDSRSNSRENSHRMQVQGRPSPDQSPYPWSQRRLNFTVSHTNPFPRYGAAVNATSSKDGSIYLMGGLINGSTVKGDLWMVEAGSPQMTCFPVATTSEGPGPRVGHASLLVGNAFIVFGGDTKMDEGDMLDDTLYLLNTSTKQWSRALPAGPRPPGRYGHTLNILGSKIYIFGGQVEGYFFNDLVAFDLNALQQATNKWEVLIQNTIDGGPPHGQIPPARTNHTMITWGDKLYLFGGTDGVQWFNDVWSYSPHSNSWTQQECIGYIPAAREGHAASLVGDVMYIFGGRTEEGTDLGDLAAFRISSRRWYTFQNMGPSPSPRSGHSMTTVGKQIMVLAGEPSSAPRDPIELGLAYVLDTSKIRYPPDSASQQSSNERIQGTRRPSGERVMSPAQQNRGPPRELMERERSDSANRIRSPDGSRPPQRLLNQLPAPAPTGPPPQAPRQAPNGTMPAARQPTRPQERAFSPNAENERPQRFENTIAETTRDVTVPQSKLPTSPTFDSEGGYYDNEPQPEPQPTRQPATYQPPQTYQPSQQPQASQPYGRTSSRAQQTRQPERFDETPRPSTDTQDAASLPKVRQLSEEPEGPQDSGIGSSPALVHQHDQMQRELEQVKKQNEWYASELALARKAGYQARSAESPVFDERAGESFGEDDRPLIEALLKMRAELARVQETIDEQAKQAGERIAQIEKERDTAINEAVFAKAKLAGQGSLKPDGDSRSIDRSDDISRRLASSIEAQRELSTRIDGLIREVETEKRLREQFEDTANAAQARVAELDAYRQQNSAQVESLKAELHEAQREAREATANHNEILSQHRLLSVDKDELSRKLEDVSGSGESHTSMLMSLRSAVTASTEKADLLERQLEEERGHKSDIERSLRELRSQHESRSAELGSVTRRLRGAEELAQKHAEEARTHREAVIVGLGKISEREVNPAAANDERITILQEQVEAANAMVRQNQAAADAASEKLRRAEERIAGLEAYQEQASREGLSIRKQLSTTMKENQILTAEKSVLEQKLERHMLETNALSVQYGSLKDILGDRGVSAAEKRRSRALDSPSSARFSTPDLHRVRDLEQQLENSQKNHEELKQHFEEINERSDKTKRDYEEKLTALDNDHQAAVKYLRGTEKMLSKMKQELQRVKNENGDLKKKLDKAKDDVGTSRQATPDNRSPAEWEAERTRLREEFATTQSSLQTSVAELEKKIDTMQEHMQSTERELQQARTSHTSAQSDLKALQESHTSSRSDIERLQKENSALEERAKDAENKVQLLLDQVESSVDNYRRQSRMSASTTPVLNGTAHARPPSISEASEASQSIVKGHTRNTSGVSASGDSNYSGTAHSESGEGRNSMALDSLASELDALRTHWETTNKNYRLSDKFDFERTLTATSANTAGGLADWRRGLEIDDDDETRPGTSEGASTSKGSRDSREDMPTPTAAQATSGLNDDIRRAP; translated from the exons ATGTCGTTCCTGTTCAAGTCGTCCAAACAGAAAGGCGCCTCTGGGCCCAATGTAGCGCCCACGTCAGCAGCCGGCATGAAAGGACAGGCCGGAGGTATCACGACCGCTCACATTACTGCGCCCAATGGCATGGCCAACACTGGCGCAATGCCCGCATCACCCACCCCGGCCAAGAGCGTGAACAGCAGCCTCAACTCGATCGATCCGAAGGAGAAGCCAGGCATAGTACCCAGAGCGGCCGACGATCGGGTGGTGGCATTGCGAGAAGACACTCCACAGCGAGGACCGCCGAGTCCAGAGCAGAAGTCATTGCGAGAAGACAGCAGATCGAATAGCCGGGAGAAC TCACATCGCATGCAAGTGCAAGGCAGACCCTCTCCAGACCAGTCGCCATATCCCTGGTCGCAACGACGACTCAACTTCACGGTGTCGCATACGAATCCGTTCCCTCGATATGGCGCAGCAGTCAATGCAACTTCCAGCAAGGATGGCTCGATATACCTGATGGGCGGCTTGATCAACGGCAGTACCGTTAAGGGCGATCTGTGGATGGTTGAAGCCGGCTCGCCCCAGATGACCTGTTTTCCAGTCGCGACTACGAGTGAAGGCCCCGGCCCAAGAGTTGGACATGCTAGCTTGCTGGTAGGCAACGCTTTCATCGTGTTCGGTGGAGACACCAAGATGGACGAGGGCGACATGCTAGATGACACGCTATATCTGCTCAATACCT CCACCAAGCAATGGTCGCGAGCGCTACCTGCTGGCCCACGTCCGCCAGGCCGATACGGCCATACACTGAACATACTGGGCAGCAAGATCTACATCTTCGGTGGTCAAGTCGAAGGCTACTTTTTTAATGACCTAGTAGCTTTCGACTTGAATGCACTGCAGCAGGCAACGAACAAGTGGGAGGTTCTCATACAAAACACAATCGACGGTGGGCCTCCGCATGGCCAGATCCCTCCCGCCCGAACGAATCACACGATGATCACTTGGGGCGACAAACTATATCTCTTCGGAGGCACAGACGGTGTACAATGGTTCAATGACGTCTGGTCATACTCGCCGCACTCGAATTCTTGGACACAGCAGGAGTGTATAGGGTACATTCCAGCAGCACGAGAAGGACATGCAGCGTCGTTGGTCGGAGACGTCATGTACATATTCGGCGGTCGAACAGAGGAAGGAACCGATCTGGGCGATCTTGCGGCGTTTCGAATCAGCTCGCGAAGATGGTACACATTCCAGAACATGGGACCAAGTCCTTCACCGCGATCTGGTCACAGCATGACCACCGTCGGCAAGCAAATCATGGTATTGGCGGGGGAGCCTAGCAGCGCTCCGAGGGATCCCATCGAGCTTGGCCTGGCGTACGTCCTCGATACGAGTAAGATCCGGTATCCTCCAGACTCGGCCTCGCAGCAGTCTTCGAACGAGCGGATACAAGGAACACGGCGGCCCAGTGGCGAGCGAGTCATGTCTCCTGCTCAGCAGAACAGAGGGCCTCCACGAGAGCTGATGGAGCGTGAGCGCAGCGACAGTGCAAACAGGATACGCTCACCTGATGGTTCGCGGCCGCCGCAGCGTTTACTAAATCAGCTACCCGCACCCGCACCTACTGGACCACCTCCCCAAGCACCAAGGCAGGCGCCCAACGGCACGATGCCGGCTGCACGGCAACCAACCAGACCACAGGAGCGTGCCTTCAGCCCGAATGCTGAGAATGAGCGGCCGCAGAGATTCGAGAACACCATTGCAGAAACGACTCGCGATGTGACGGTGCCACAAAGCAAGCTGCCGACATCGCCTACATTCGATTCTGAGGGTGGCTACTACGACAACGAGCCGCAGCCCGAACCGCAGCCCACTCGACAGCCGGCGACGTATCAACCTCCCCAAACATACCAGCCCTCGCAACAACCACAGGCTTCACAACCATATGGGCGCACAAGCTCTCGAGCACAGCAGACTCGACAGCCTGAACGATTTGACGAGACGCCGCGCCCATCTACGGACACACAAGATGCGGCGTCACTGCCCAAGGTTCGACAATTGTCAGAGGAGCCCGAAGGTCCCCAAGATTCTGGCATTGGTTCATCGCCGGCACTTGTCCACCAACACGACCAGATGCAGCGAGAGCTAGAGCAGGTTAAAAAGCAGAACGAGTGGTATGCGTCTGAACTTGCGCTTGCCCGGAAGGCTGGCTACCAGGCTCGATCGGCTGAGTCACCTGTATTCGATGAGCGTGCTGGTGAAAGCTTTGGCGAGGACGACAGACCTCTCATTGAGGCGCTGCTCAAGATGCGTGCCGAGCTCGCCAGGGTGCAAGAGACAATTGACGAGCAAGCAAAGCAGGCCGGCGAGCGCATTGCCCAGATCGAAAAGGAGCGTGACACTGCCATCAACGAAGCAGTgtttgcgaaagcaaagcTTGCCGGACAAGGGAGTCTCAAACCAGACGGGGACAGCAGAAGCATCGATCGCAGTGACGACATTAGTCGCCGACTGGCCTCATCCATTGAGGCGCAGCGCGAGCTCAGTACCCGAATCGACGGTCTCATCCGAGAAGTCGAGACTGAGAAGAGGCTGCGAGAGCAGTTTGAGGACACTGCCAATGCCGCTCAGGCAAGAGTGGCTGAACTTGACGCTTATCGCCAACAGAACAGCGCCCAGGTCGAGAGCCTCAAAGCTGAACTGCACGAAGCGCAACGAGAAGCACGTGAAGCGACGGCGAATCATAACGAGATCCTTTCGCAGCACCGACTACTGAGCGTAGACAAGGACGAGCTGAGCAGAAAGCTCGAAGACGTGTCAGGAAGTGGCGAAAGCCACACATCGATGCTGATGTCTCTTCGATCTGCTGTCACGGCTTCAACGGAGAAGGCGGATCTGCTGGAGAGACAACTTGAGGAAGAGCGTGGCCACAAGTCAGACATCGAACGCAGCCTGCGAGAATTAAGGTCACAGCACGAGTCTCGATCCGCCGAACTGGGGTCTGTGACACGCCGCTTGCGAGGAGCGGAAGAGCTGGCACAGAAGCATGCAGAGGAAGCTCGTACGCATCGTGAGGCGGTCATTGTTGGTCTTGGCAAGATTTCGGAACGTGAGGTCAACCCTGCAGCTGCAAATGATGAGCGCATTACTATTTTGCAGGAGCAAGTCGAAGCTGCGAACGCTATGGTGCGTCAGAACCAAGCTGCGGCTGATGCTGCGTCTGAAAAGCTGCGCCGCGCCGAGGAGCGTATTGCTGGTCTCGAGGCCTACCAAGAACAAGCCAGCCGTGAAGGCCTCTCCATCAGGAAGCAACTCTCAACTACGATGAAAGAGAACCAAATCTTGACTGCAGAGAAGTCGGTGCTGGAACAGAAGCTTGAGCGACACATGCTCGAGACTAATGCTCTCTCTGTGCAGTACGGCTCGCTCAAGGACATTCTTGGAGACCGTGGAGTCAGCGCTGCAGAGAAGCGCCGTAGCAGGGCACTTGACTCGCCCAGCAGCGCACGCTTCAGTACGCCAGATCTACATCGCGTGCGTGACCTCGAACAGCAATTGGAGAATAGCCAGAAGAACCACGAGGAGCTCAAGCAACACTTCGAGGAGATCAACGAGCGCAGTGATAAGACGAAGCGCGACTATGAAGAGAAGCTCACTGCTCTTGACAATGATCACCAGGCCGCGGTCAAATATCTTCGCGGCACGGAGAAAATGCTTTCCAAGATGAAGCAGGAGCTGCAACGCGTCAAGAATGAGAATGGCGACCTCAAGAAGAAGCTTGATAAGGCCAAAGACGATGTGGGAACCAGCAGGCAAGCTACACCTGACAATCGCTCCCCTGCGGAATGGGAAGCTGAGAGGACGAGGCTCAGGGAAGAGTTTGCTACCACTCAGTCAAGCTTGCAGACGTCAGTCGCTGAGCTCGAGAAGAAGATTGACACCATGCAAGAGCACATGCAGAGCACCGAGAGAGAACTGCAGCAGGCGAGAACATCGCACACCTCTGCGCAAAGCGACCTCAAGGCTCTGCAGGAATCGCACACCTCTTCTCGTAGCGACATCGAGCGTCTGCAAAAGGAGAACTCGGCACTTGAAGAGCGCGCCAAGGACGCTGAGAACAAGGTCCAACTACTTCTGGACCAGGTCGAGTCCAGCGTGGACAATTACCGCCGACAATCGCGCATGAGCGCTTCTACGACACCTGTCCTGAATGGCACTGCTCACGCTCGTCCTCCCAGCATCAGCGAGGCGAGTGAAGCTTCACAATCAATCGTGAAAGGCCACACGAGGAACACCTCCGGCGTCTCCGCCAGCGGAGACAGCAACTATTCCGGCACAGCACATTCAGAATCCGGAGAAGGTCGCAACTCGATGGCCCTCGACTCCCTCGCCAGCGAACTCGACGCGCTGCGCACACATTGGGAGACAACCAACAAGAACTACCGCCTATCGGACAAGTTCGACTTTGAGCGAACACTCACAGCCACATCCGCCAACACTGCCGGCGGGCTGGCGGACTGGCGACGAGGGCTAGAGATTGACGATGACGATGAGACGAGGCCTGGCACGTCCGAGGGTGCGTCGACATCAAAGGGTAGCCGTGATAGCAGAGAGGACATGCCCACGCCTACTGCTGCGCAAGCTACCTCTGGCCTTAACGATGACATCCGGCGCGCACCATAG